The Priestia koreensis genomic interval TAAGTCCATAATTTGTTGGAATGTTGCCATCGTTTCCTTCCTTTCATATGATGTTCTAGTTGAAATTACCGTTTCTTTATGAGAAAGTAATTGTAAGTATTTTCTAAAATTATAAGATTGATAGGAGAAATTGTCCAATGTGATTTCTTTTTGTGAAACGATTATGACAACCATATAAGTGTTGAAAAAATCAAGGTTGCTAGGTCATGCCCCTGCCTTCTAGCCTTGTAAGGGCATGTACAAGGTAGCCTCACAAAAGGGGATTTAACAGTGACAAAATCTTTTTACTCACTTGCTTACGGGCAATCTTTTGCTAATCTCGGTGATGTGTTTTACATTGTAGCGCTTATTTCCACCGTCTATAACGTAACAAACTCGATGTTTTTCGTCGCGCTCGTTCCGTTTTGCAATACGATGGCTGGCTTTTTAAGCAGCTTTCTAGCACCATTATTTATTGATCGGTATCGTCTAAAGCATCTACTAGTCTATTCGCAGCTCTGCAAAACCATCTTACTGCTTGTCCTATCCATCTATAGTACGTTACATGGATACAACCACTTGTTTCCCGTACTGTTTGTACTTATTTTTTTGATTGCGTCACTAGATGGAATTGCGAACCCTGCAAGCAGCGCATTGCTTCCACAGCTCGTAACAGAGGAAGACCTAGTAAAGGCAAATAGCATTCTCTCGTCTCTTTATCAAGGTATTCAGCTAGGCGGATGGGCCATTGGGGGAGTAGTAGCCGGCGTTTTACACGCCAACGGACTTTTATGGTTTACGCTCATCTTATATGGCATTTCCACGATCGTCATGAGCGGCATTCGAAGCCTTCAGGAAAGTGAATTTACATCCACTCGTACCACACAGTCCATGTGGGAGGGAT includes:
- a CDS encoding MFS transporter, whose translation is MTKSFYSLAYGQSFANLGDVFYIVALISTVYNVTNSMFFVALVPFCNTMAGFLSSFLAPLFIDRYRLKHLLVYSQLCKTILLLVLSIYSTLHGYNHLFPVLFVLIFLIASLDGIANPASSALLPQLVTEEDLVKANSILSSLYQGIQLGGWAIGGVVAGVLHANGLLWFTLILYGISTIVMSGIRSLQESEFTSTRTTQSMWEGWRVILHQKQMRTFHLLIFFNSIANTVWVSAILYPFLQERLHVGTQWWSYLNVSMLIGLTLAGFIGMKYSEFIETKHTLLLIGTTGIIVLTTLSFGLNQLPIIAVIIIGLNGVAQELQSLCIHTTIQRLVKEKLLAKVYAAQGSLVMLTFGLSTVLMGLIGDHIHIVAVYLLAGVSVGSSLVVLLLSQRSANKIIDLEL